A region of uncultured Anaeromusa sp. DNA encodes the following proteins:
- the gatA gene encoding Asp-tRNA(Asn)/Glu-tRNA(Gln) amidotransferase subunit GatA: MHLWQQSLHQLHNRLAQREVTSEEITRSVLERVAAVENDVKAYVTRLDEAAVAQAKAVDAKIAQGGAVSPLMGIPCAIKDNMCTKGVRTTCSSRMLERFIPPYDATVMKKLAAQDFVMVGKANMDEFAMGGSTENSAFFPTHNPWDLAAVPGGSSGGSAAAVAAGEAIWALGSDTGGSIRQPAAYCGIVGLKPTYGLVSRFGLVAFASSLDQIGPLTRNVTDCAIVLNAIAGHDPMDSTSINQEAPDYTKALVEDIRGLKVGIPKEYFVKGMDPEVEKAVRASIARLEELGATCVEVSMPHTEYALTAYYLIAPAEASSNLARYDGVSFGHRSAEGNDIVSMYKKTRSEAFGAEVKRRIMLGTYALSSGYYDAYYLKALKVRTLVKQDFDKAFEKVDVLVTPTAPTTAFKIGEKSGDPLSMYLQDVCTIPVNLAGVPGISVPCGFAQGMPVGLQFIGKPLAEETLLRVAYTFEQSHDYHKRLAPLGEGK, from the coding sequence ATGCATTTGTGGCAGCAATCTTTGCACCAATTACATAACCGCCTGGCTCAGCGCGAAGTGACGTCTGAGGAAATTACCCGCTCCGTACTGGAACGCGTAGCGGCGGTAGAAAACGATGTGAAAGCCTATGTGACGCGTCTTGATGAAGCGGCGGTGGCGCAGGCTAAAGCGGTAGACGCAAAAATCGCTCAAGGAGGTGCGGTGTCGCCTTTGATGGGCATTCCCTGCGCTATTAAGGATAATATGTGCACCAAAGGCGTGCGTACGACGTGCTCGTCGCGCATGCTGGAGCGTTTTATCCCCCCCTATGATGCGACGGTCATGAAAAAACTGGCGGCGCAGGATTTTGTCATGGTGGGCAAGGCCAATATGGACGAATTTGCCATGGGCGGTTCTACGGAAAACTCCGCTTTTTTCCCTACGCACAATCCCTGGGACTTGGCGGCAGTTCCCGGCGGCTCCAGCGGCGGCTCAGCCGCAGCAGTGGCAGCAGGGGAAGCCATTTGGGCTCTTGGCTCTGATACAGGCGGCTCGATTCGCCAGCCGGCGGCGTATTGCGGTATTGTAGGTTTGAAACCTACGTACGGCCTTGTTTCTCGTTTTGGTCTTGTAGCGTTTGCTTCTTCATTGGACCAGATCGGACCATTGACGCGCAATGTAACAGACTGTGCAATAGTACTCAACGCCATAGCCGGACACGATCCCATGGACTCGACGTCCATCAACCAAGAAGCGCCGGATTATACCAAAGCTTTAGTGGAAGATATTCGCGGTCTGAAAGTGGGTATTCCTAAAGAATATTTTGTTAAAGGGATGGACCCGGAAGTAGAGAAGGCCGTTCGCGCCTCCATCGCCCGTCTGGAAGAGTTGGGCGCTACTTGCGTAGAAGTATCCATGCCGCATACCGAATATGCGCTTACCGCTTATTACCTGATTGCTCCGGCCGAAGCCAGTTCTAATCTGGCTCGCTACGACGGCGTCAGTTTTGGGCATCGCAGCGCTGAAGGTAACGATATTGTCAGCATGTATAAGAAGACGCGCAGTGAGGCTTTTGGGGCTGAAGTAAAACGCCGCATCATGCTGGGAACGTATGCGTTGAGTTCCGGTTACTATGACGCCTACTATCTAAAAGCGCTTAAAGTCCGCACGTTGGTCAAACAGGACTTTGATAAGGCTTTTGAAAAAGTGGACGTGCTGGTGACGCCTACAGCGCCGACGACGGCTTTCAAAATTGGTGAAAAGAGCGGCGATCCGCTCTCCATGTACTTGCAGGACGTCTGCACCATCCCTGTGAACTTGGCTGGCGTTCCAGGCATCTCCGTTCCCTGCGGCTTTGCCCAGGGCATGCCTGTGGGCTTGCAGTTTATCGGTAAGCCGCTGGCGGAAGAAACGCTGTTGCGCGTGGCTTACACATTTGAACAGAGCCACGATTATCACAAGCGCCTGGCGCCGCTCGGGGAGGGTAAGTGA